In Chitinophaga oryzae, the sequence GACACGTGGTTTACCACCGTCCTGGCGCCGTAGCGCTTTACCAGCTGGTCCGTATGTATTCTTAATGCCATATGATCAAACTTAGCAAAATTAAACAATTCATTCACTTGGCCTAGTTATAGTTGTGCCAGGATGAAAAATCATGGAAGATTGACGAGGGGATATGTTATTTTTGCCCCCGTAAATTTTCAGTCGGAATAAGGTTTACCCAAACAGCCATTATTCCACAAATTCCATAACACATGAAAGTAACAGAACATATTGCCCAGGCGAAGGATACACTGATATCTTTCGAAATCCTTCCCCCGCTGAAAGGAAAGAGCATTGACTCCATCTACGACCATCTGGACCCGTTGATGGACTTCAAGCCGGCCTATATCAATGTAACCTACCACCGCAGTGAGCATATGTTCAAAAAGAAGGCCGACGGTGCTTTCGAAAAGGTGGAAATCCGGAAACGCCCCGGTACGGTAGGTATCTGCGCCGCTATTATGAACCATTATAATGTGGATGCGGTCCCCCATTTGATCTGTGGCGGTTTTAGCCGGGAGGAAACTGAAAACGCACTGATCGACCTGGCCTTCCTGGGGATAGATAACGTGTTGGTCCTCAGGGGAGACGCTCCAAAAAACGAAACGTTTTTTGAGCCCGACCCTCACGGTCATGCCTATGCCAGCGAACTGCTGGACCAGGTAGTGCACATGAATAACGGGGTATACCTGGAAGACGACCTGCAGGGCGGCGTAAAAACCAACTTCTGCATCGGCGTGGCCGGATACCCGGAAAAACACTTCGAAGCGCCCAATATGCAGACAGATATGGGCTACCTGAAGAAAAAAGTGGAAATGGGAGCGGATTATATCGTCACCCAGATGTTCTTCGACAACCAGAAATTCTTTGATTTTGTGGGCAAATGCCGCGAAATGGGCATCACCGTACCAATCATCCCGGGCCTGAAGCCCCTTACCTCCAAAAAGCAGATGAACATCCTGCCGCGGATTTTCCATGTAGACCTGCCCACGGAGCTGTCCGGCGAAATTATGCGCTGCAAAACTGACAAAGAGGTAGAACAGGTAGGCACCGAATGGCTGATCAACCAGTCCAGGGAATTAAAAGCTTTTGGCGTACCGGTGCTCCACTACTACACGCTGGGCAAACCACAGGTAGTGCGCAAAGCGGTAGAAGCCATCATATAAGACAAACCGTTTTTTACATAAAAAGAAAAGGGAATGACGAAAGTCTTTCCCTTTTTTGCTTTTCTTTCATATTATAATGCCATTACGTAGAGACGTAGTGGCATATCCCTATAACTGTCACACATTTAAATTAACTGTCCAATGATCATCGCAACCCCTTGGGGAAGCAACTTTCTGTAAACAAGACGCACACAAACAGGTTCACCCCTACTCCCCCCGGCAAAAAAAAAGAGACCGCCTTTTACGGCGGCCTCCTGGTCCTATTAATGATTAACTGATAAGTATGTACGAAAATAAATAAACGGATGCCTGTTATTACCTTACGCTCCCGCTGTCAGACAAGGAAAACCACTTCCATGATGCCTGTACGGCAGCCCCGGAAACTGTATCCATCAGTCAACAAATATAAAAAATAAACAAATACTAAAATAATTAAATACAATCTACCAGTCTTCCCGGTTAAACAGTATGCCAACATTGACGCCGAAGTACCTGTTCTTAATATTACCGGCGGACCTGTCCATGTCTATCAGGCCGTAGCTGTAGTTAACGCCAAGCGTCACGTAGCAGTTAAACTCGATGGTGGCAACAGCATTTAAACCGGCATCCCAGCGCTGCAGGTCATACCCGGTGGTGAACACATTGGGACTTTTTCCGAAGTCTACCCGTTGGCTGCTGGACTGCAGCAATTTTCCTTCTTTGTAGATAGCCAGGTCATAATCGCCGCGTGTGCAATAAGCTGCGTAGCCGCCACCGCCGATTGCCAGTTTTCCAATACCGATCGGAATTTTATATACCAGGTTTACCGGCAGTTCCAGGTATTGCAGTCTGATTTTAGTAGCGCCGGGTAAAGCCACGTTGACGTCCTGCTGGCCGTTAAACGACCGGTTGGCTCCTTTAACGATATAACTTAGTCCCGGTTGCAGGGCGCCGTTGGGAAACAGGGGAATATTCAGGTAAAAACCAGCCTGCCAGCTGTGCAACGGCTTTGATCCGGGCTGTGTGCCCCCGGAGGATCCGGAAGAGACATTCATTTCGGCATTCACATAACCCCCTTGCAAACCTAAGCTTACCTGGGCATTAACAATTGTGGTGGTAGCAGCCAGCGTGGCCAACACGCACAGGAATTTAAAACACTTCATGTAGAACTGTACTACGGGATTAATGATACTTGCTCAATATCGTTATGAAACAGACAAGGTTCTTCAGGTTCACCCGATGGTTACTAACGGCGAAGCTAAACAAAAGGTTTCGAATTTTATATAAAAAAGGCTGCCTGGAACTTACCAGGCAGCCTGTTAATTAATTGTGATGTGGTGTTTTCGCGATGATTAACGACCGCTGAATTTATAACCTACGGACACACCGAAGGAAGTGTTTTTAAACTTAGCGTCGTTGCTGGTATTGTCAAATGCGTTGACCATGCCCAGGTCGGCGTTCAGGCCGAAATAAAGGCCGGCAGGGATTTCGTACCCGATCTGGATGTTACCGCCTGCATCAAAACGCTTCAGTTTAGCAAGACCGGCTTCGTCATCGAAAGCCTTTCTTTCACCGACGAGTGGCATGTCCTTGTATTTACCGGTAACGCCATACGCGATGTAAGGGCCGACGGCCAGTACCAGGTTACCGCTGCCAACTTCAGGTTTGAACATGAAGTTGATCGGCACCTGCAGGTAGCCCAGGGACACCTTCATGTCGGAGTTTTTGAACTTACCGCCTTTGCCGGAATACAATAAGCCGGTGCCTACGTAAAATTCATCCCCTAAAGGAATGTCGACGGTTACGCCGGCCCTTAATCCTGTCAAAAGCTTGCTGGTTTCCTTGGAGGTAGTACCAAAAGCGGATGCTTTGGTGGTTACACTGGAAAACTGAGGGCCTGCTACAATGCCCCATTTTGTCTGACCGAATGTAACGCCTGCGATCAATAAGGCGACCGCAGCTAAGAGTACCTTTTTCATTTTAATGTGTATTTGGATGAGGTTAAAAGTGACGCCAACAGGCCGGTGACGCCACTTTTTGTCTTTTTCTGATTGCTAAATGATTATGAATCAGCCTGTACTTTTTGCTTGCTAGCTGTAATTACAAAACGAGTTAAAAATTGTTCGGAAATTTTTACTTGCCGCCAAAGAGATAACCCACGGAAACACTGAATACACGGTTCTTGTCTTTGTTGTCTGTACTGTTGATTTCGCCTGAGTAAACTTTGGCAAAGCCGATACCATACTGAGCGCTGATCAGGAAATTGCTGATTTCGGCGCCTACCTGTACGTTACCGCCCCAGTCGA encodes:
- a CDS encoding methylenetetrahydrofolate reductase — protein: MKVTEHIAQAKDTLISFEILPPLKGKSIDSIYDHLDPLMDFKPAYINVTYHRSEHMFKKKADGAFEKVEIRKRPGTVGICAAIMNHYNVDAVPHLICGGFSREETENALIDLAFLGIDNVLVLRGDAPKNETFFEPDPHGHAYASELLDQVVHMNNGVYLEDDLQGGVKTNFCIGVAGYPEKHFEAPNMQTDMGYLKKKVEMGADYIVTQMFFDNQKFFDFVGKCREMGITVPIIPGLKPLTSKKQMNILPRIFHVDLPTELSGEIMRCKTDKEVEQVGTEWLINQSRELKAFGVPVLHYYTLGKPQVVRKAVEAII
- a CDS encoding porin family protein, encoding MKCFKFLCVLATLAATTTIVNAQVSLGLQGGYVNAEMNVSSGSSGGTQPGSKPLHSWQAGFYLNIPLFPNGALQPGLSYIVKGANRSFNGQQDVNVALPGATKIRLQYLELPVNLVYKIPIGIGKLAIGGGGYAAYCTRGDYDLAIYKEGKLLQSSSQRVDFGKSPNVFTTGYDLQRWDAGLNAVATIEFNCYVTLGVNYSYGLIDMDRSAGNIKNRYFGVNVGILFNREDW
- a CDS encoding porin family protein produces the protein MKKVLLAAVALLIAGVTFGQTKWGIVAGPQFSSVTTKASAFGTTSKETSKLLTGLRAGVTVDIPLGDEFYVGTGLLYSGKGGKFKNSDMKVSLGYLQVPINFMFKPEVGSGNLVLAVGPYIAYGVTGKYKDMPLVGERKAFDDEAGLAKLKRFDAGGNIQIGYEIPAGLYFGLNADLGMVNAFDNTSNDAKFKNTSFGVSVGYKFSGR